AGTTGTTAGATGAAGAATGGAAGATCTTAAAATTCCTAGACATAGATATTTACTCCCAAAGGTTGGTGCCTCTACGTCTGCCTTCAATTTCTCTAGCAGTTGGACCCAATTCGTCCACTTCATTTCCAACAATACCAATTTCCTGGGCACCCTCTTCCCATTCATCTTCATCCTCAACTTCGTCATCTACCTCAGCTTCTTCAATAATGAAGTCACGATATTTCTCCTTTTTCTTCCTCTTACGAGGTCTGTCATcatcttcctcctcttcttcctcaTCATATTCGCTACTTCCATCCAAATCTTCTCCTGTGTAAGGAGACATGATGTGTAATTGAAAGAATtcatatattacataatttggGTATCCTATATTTTACCATCTGGCTCTTCTTCTGCTTCCACAAGCTCTTCATCTCCTGATCTTGCTTCCTCTGCTTCATCTCCCCTGCCATCCTCGGAGCTAAAGATTTAACAAATTCtagtaaatttgaagttttggagcTCAAGTATTTAAGGCTTGATTACTTTGGGACTTGAGATTGATATTTTGAGACATCTTTATATGATTGTTGATTGATACGTTGGGTGAATAAGTATAGATGTTTAAACCACTACCAATATATCTATACTTTTGCCTGGCTATAGGTTTGAATTACGCAGATTACTTTGAAAAGACATAGtactataaaatgtaattaaaagtcACAAGGAACTCTCAAGATAGaccataaataatttttccaatCTCAATATGTTAAAATGGGGGTGTATCACTTAAAGACCTGCCTCTCTCAGGTAATAAAAATTCTGCAAGCCCTGTATATTCGGTAATGCTCGATAATTTctgcataaaaatattatttacccAGACCCTGATCTCGAACGTGATCTCGATCTGGATATACTCCTGGATCGCGATCTTGAGGGACTTCTACTGCGAGAAACGCTGCGGGATCTTTCGCCAACGCTGCCAGCATCGCTGCCAGCTGCAGATTTTACCGAACGATTTTCTTCTTGATCACTTTCGCTGCCACCACCACCTCGTTCGCTCTCGTTATCCGAAAGATTGCTCACTTCTGAATCcgacattttatagaaaaattaaacTTCGTTTTCGTCCATAAAACTGACCCAACAACAAACACAACAGCTTGGTTAAGCCAACGGGGCGCTCGAAGCACGGAATAACCAATGCACCATAGAATGAATTCGTGCAGAAGTTATCTTTGCGCCATCTACTGCACAGATTACAATCCTTACACTATTGCAAGTAATGGTAATACAAAAGTAGGGGTTTGTGCCATGTCGGTATTGCAGCTCGAACATTCATAAAGTGAGCAGTCTATTTCATACTTATATATGTGTAATAGCAATAGTGCAATTATAGTAAAGTATGGAGAAAAATGATATTTACGTGCAatataaataaagttaaataagTACATCGATTTAAAGTAGGAAAGTGTTGTAAAAATGTCGGGTGAAATTGATATTTTCGATGATAACGAGGTGCAAATGCCTCAAGATCTTGGGGATGACGTTGTACAAGAAGTTTTGAAGACTGGTACAGATTTACGTCAGTATTCCAGGCAAATTGAAAAAGAATTAAAGGAAGTCGAAAATAAGTCCATACAAGACTATATTAAAGAAAGCGAAAATATAGCTAGTCTTCATAATCAAATTGCTGCATGCGATAACATTTTGGAGGTTAGACTTCAGTCGTAATCAAATTATCATTTGCAATGTAAAGGAACTTTCTTTTTGCAATATGCTTCTTTTTATAGAAAATGGAATCAATGTTGATGAATTTTCAATTAGATCTTGGAAGTATTAGTTCAGAAATACTGTATCTACAGCGTAAGTCTGTAGCAATGAGTCAACAATTATCTAACAGGCAAATAATTAGGGGTCCACTTAGTCAATTTATAGAGGATATGACAGTGTCAGAAGCACTTATAGCGTAAGGATTATATTCAccaaaatatttctgaattaacaatgtgttttatttataactcaaattttgatatgatttaatatttatagagGGATAATGGATTGTCCTGTAACTGAAAAAGAGTTTTTAACACAACTGCAAACActaaatcataaaataaattttgtaaaggaACAAAGTTTCAAAGAAGCAAAATCGTGTTTAGATGTAAAAGATATAttggagaaattaaaaatgaaagcaTTAGCAAAGATCAGAACATATCTTTTAGAGCAGATTTATAAGTGTAGGAAACCTATGACCAATTACCAAGTACCACAGAATAATATgttaaaatacaaattctttTTTGAGTTCATCTTAGCAAATGAAAGAAATGTAGCAGAGGAAATATGTGGAGAATACATTAGTACAAtgagtaaaatatattattcgtaTTTCAAATCATATTCTTCAAGATTAATGAAATTACAggtaataatagagtaataaagaTTGTATAGGAAATTAGATTGAGCTCTGAATATTTTGTAGTTCGAGGAGGGGGCTACAAAAGATGATTTAATGGGAGTTGAAGATAATGTAGGAAGAGGTATTTTCCACAAAACTACATTAAAACACAGGGGCACTGTATTTTCTATAGGTAGCAGAGGTGAtgttttaaattctcaattggAAGCACCTATTATTGTACCTCATACTGCATCAAAAACAAGAGTATGTGTATTATTACTTTTAGCAATATGTACTCTTGTTAAATGTTAATAACAAATACTAATTatgtattttgttttaataGTATCATTATGAAGCTCTGTTCAGAAGTGAACAGTATGCTTTAGTAGACAATGCTTGtagagaatatttatttttaactgaattttttaaagtaCGTGGTGTTCAAGCAATGGATATTTTTAATCAGGTAAAATAAATCAACTTTATGTGTAGTTTCAATTAAACTGGCAACAATAAATGTGTGTAAATTATGTGTTACAAACAGGTAATGGGGAAGACATTAAATTTGATGgtgaaaaatttgcaatcatTTGTAGATGATTGCTATGATACAATTGCTTTGTTCCTTTGTTTACATTTAGTAATGCGTTATCAATTAACTTGTCATAAAAGGGCAGTACCAGCTTTGGATAAATATTGGGATAATATGACATCAGTAATTTGGCCTAGGTACTTAGATCTATATAGTGTATTCAGTACAACAGCATATAATTGTGTACAAcattattatttgtatatttcagatTTGAGTATGTTTtccaattaaatattcaaagtatAAAAGATTGTGACCCATTGAAATTAACTAGAGAAAATGGACCACATTATGTAAGTTTAGGACATTTACCTCAAGGAAGATtccagaataaaaataatatacaaattttacttaTAGATTACAAGAAGATATGCTGAGTTTAGTGCAGCAATGGTCAGTGTTGTTGAGGGATTCCCTTGTGAGGGTGCAACACAGTTATTGGCAGAATTGAGAGAAGCTGTTCAATATTTCTTGTTAAGAATGGCAGCTACCTTCCCTGATAGGACTCAGCAACTAGTGTTCCTTATTAATAACTATGATTTGGTTCTCGGTGTTCTAATGGTAAAAAATCAATTGAATTAATAATAGcacaatattttacattattaattgcgagtaaaaataatattcatcaattttaatGCGTTTAGGAGAGAACACGAGATAATTCAAAAGAGGCTGAAAGTTTCCGGGATCAACTGAATGCGCGTTCTTCAGAGTACGTTGAAGAAATCTTAAGTCCATACTTCGGTGGTATCATACAATTAGTGAAAGAATCAGAGGCTTTAACCGAGAAAGATCAAACGGATGATTTGAAAAGACAAGAAGGAAAAGCATTAGCGCTCGTACAATCTTTCACCAATAATTGGAAACGGGCATTAGAAGAAATTAATCGTGAAGTACTAAAGTCATTTCCTAGTCTGGTACTGGGAACAGCGTTGTTTCAACGTGCAATGACACAATTGGTGCAATATTACAACAGGCTTCATAAGATTTTACCTCCAAACGCGCGAACTCAGTTGACAAATATTCATCACATAATgcgggaaattaagaaatacaaaacgaattattaaaaaagacaacacttttattattgtttaccatatactattataattaacttataaaaatatgtaattacttatatgtatatttcgaATGGAAGTAATGTagtaatataatgtattatatatcATGACAAAATAGTCGCGtattttaaagtatttatagaatttcaacttattaatacaatatacaAGAAATAATTGTCTTGATAACGAATTCAGAGGTAATactataaaacaaaaaataaagtcTTGTACGTGTATTGTTGACTAAATATGTAAGACACCTGACTGCATTATTAAAAAAGGTTTTgttgtttataataattttatttctttcatttttattgtcacatagaaataatatgaataaatgaatgaattaGTGCAATATTTGAAACAATATCAAAACACATTACATAGTGAAAAACACTGtacgtttatttataaaataatacaaactaCAATAATACTAATTATGTATTATCATACTATACAATTAAGTAATAAACTTCTCGCATTTGTGTGGACGCAATACATGAGCAGATAATATACATCTATGTTATATAAATTAGCTTCTTACATTttctatacatgtacatatgtaccttGAACAAGGTTCAATTATCTTTAGGTTGTATAATTGGGCAACATGTATGGCAAAttgtattcatttttcaattcacAAACATATTTTTGCTGTAGCTGcagtaatttttgtttcaaaaaattgaatttttaatcgaTTTTATACTAAAAAGTACAACTTTTAACAAACATTTATACAACAATTTTTACGCATTTCACATTGTTCTTTTACAGTATGACTTATTAGACATACTAAACgtgaaaatataattatcaatttattaaaaaatatgcaacaaatataaaaataaagttgaaaTCTTTAAAATCATATACAGAATTTAcaacaatataaatttcaattttttgcaaactattagagtaataataagtTTTATAGTTTCACTGTCTATCTTTTAGTATGTTGGGTGTAGTGTCTTAATTTGCTTGTTAATTTTCATTTAGTAAATCTGATGAACAGTGaacttatacaattttcatttacCATTAGACTGTTCAGTGCCAATGAAGGTATTTAGTCTCTAAATTTTAGAGACTAGGGTTCTCAAAATTTGTACAGCATCAAAATACCATATAGCATCAAGCATACCATATTAACTTGGACCCAATGAATTACAAAAAATACTTTGTTATGCTGCAACTGACGCATCAACTGTGATGTATAACTTTTAAAAAGATAAAATCTAAAAGTTAATGCGCATTTATAAGATACCATCAATTGCATGTAAAACTCCATTTGTTGCTGGTATATTATGCATTGTCACATGTGCTTCGTTCACTCGTACTCGTCCTGGAATAAAGgtcatattaattttacattgcaAGTATCAAAAAGATATGTTTAGGATGAACATATGAGATAAGCAGAAAATTGACCACAAGCCTATAGTAAAAATTTGGTTATCTTTAACAAACTTACCGccatttttgtgaatgtgaaCAGGTGACTGAGGACGAAGTGTGTCCTTCTGCAAATAGTACCTCATTCCCGCCGTGTACAGCGTCGATGGTATCACATGTTTTAGAATGATCGTTTTCGCAGCTTCAGGACCATCCGATTCTGTCCAAACCGGTGTGCCCTCTTTCGAAGCCGACTCGAAAACGGAATCCGTAGGAGCAAAGACCGTAAATGTTTTTGGCCCTAGAACAATTATTTTCACTAATATTTCTCCTCTAAATCAAATACTATTCTACATTTGTATATGAATTATTGAAACAAATTACTTCAAgaggaaaaattgtgaaaagtgAAAACATTTCTGCACACTACCTGCTAACGTTTCTTGAAGACCAGAGATATAAAGGATCTTTAAGAAGGTGGTAAATCTTTTCTCACGATCTGCATGCAATGTCTGCACCAAGTCACCAACCGGAAGCGGAAACATGACCCTATCTATGGCATGGGCAACTCCTTGAGGGATTTCAATATCGCGTTTGTTTGGTGACACCTTCGCTCCGTTTATGGTAGTTACCTGCTTGTAAACGATGGATCAAGATATCAACGTCtaactgtaatatttattttcattttttgagagGATCTTTTCGGAAATGAAAGTATACCTTTATGTCGTTCCACTCGTGATCGTGCATCTCGTATTCGTTCACTCTTAATTGTGTCCCAGCTAAACTAATTCCTGTCATTTCATCTTGCAGGGAGTCGATCCTGAAGGCTCCTGGTATCACGTGGTGGAGGAGGAGCTGTTGAGTTAGAACAAACTTTACTTTTGATTTGAAATATTGGGAAAGAGAAATATTTATGGTATAGTGTAGAGTTAGTTTGGAGgaagatttcaaaatatttaatttgaaaattaagaatttacaagATTTGGAtttaatctttgaaattttagaaaattgttagtttgaaaattaactAACAAACATAATGATACAGATCTTGTaaattatatgtaaattataatttatgtaataatgtatatttttatatctattattacattgtatatttattatatttaatttatgaatactatatgtacattatattctatacatatttctatatgtctcattacaattatttattaatttttattttatgctaGCATATAATAGACACGTTGAATATTACTGTACAGCAATTACAAAAAGTTATTTtactttgcaatatttttaataagtgagttaacaattttttaaacataccCCACTAAGAAGTCTAGGATTATCACGGAATTTTTGTTCTGCTTTTTCTGGTCCACCAAGTTGTACCAGTAATGTCCTGAAAGCTTTATCTGTTGGAACGAATATCGTATAGGGACCTGTAATGATAAATACGATGCTATTAATTTTTTGGTACAatctttttattacaaatataagcaATATGTTATTGTTAGACTAGCAGAGTTTGTGTAAATATAATGGAGTTGTGCTATATGACATCTATTTATATAGCCATTTGAGGAAATTACTATTAGGGACAtttgaatcccaaaatttttaatttttaaatctagaaatttcaagattccaaaattccaaaattctaaaatttcaaaattcaaaaatttcaagattccaaaatttcaaggttccaaaattccaaggttccaaaattctaacgttccaaagttccaaaattctaaaatttcaagattccaaaattccaaaattccaaggttccaaaattacaaagttccaaagcttcaaaattccaaagttccaaaattctaaaatttcaaaattcaaaatttcaaaattacaaaaatccaaaattgttaaatttgagaagcccaaaaccccaaagtcaaaatctcaaaatttcgaagtcctaaaattccaaaattcaaaagtcccaaaatcccacaaaaatatcaaaataccaaaatcttataatcccaaaattccagcttcaaaataattaaCCCTCTCTCAGACCCGTCTCCAACAATTCCGCTCGCACTatccgtagcgaaagggttaagaaACGAAAACACGCAGTGTCTGGTTCATTGTGGTCACGAGAGCGAACTCATCTTTCACAACCGAGACGATAATTACCATCCGGTCGTGTTCGACGCCACGGAACCCCGTTACACCCGTTTGCCTTTTAATCGAAGGAAGTGCACGATTTTTGCGTTCAGCTAACGTGCCAATAATTAGGACTCTTCGGTTGCACGATTTCCTCTGACACGTTTTTCGAACAATGTCTGTTTCTGCTTCGAGAGAAAAAGAGACTGGATATCATTGAAGTGTTTAAGCGTTGCACAACTTACTCATGCAATTTCATGTCCTCGGTATTGAATGGGGGCAAAAAATAAGTGTTCGAAGATTAACTAACGATAATTGGACAAATTCGATGATTTTACGTGGAAGACATTTGCATTTATTTGtacattattcaaattttcgaaattctagTTTTCGTGTTACAAAagtgtataaaaaaattattatagtaaattatGTACTTGGTGCTTTTTATCGAGTATTTAAATACGTATAAGTTCAtaacgcacctggtgtgtcacgtATTATATAGCTATTATAGAGATGACGCACTAGGTGCGTCATTTATTGTAGCTATTACAGAGATGACGCACTAGGTGTGTCATGTATTAGATTGCTATTACAgaaatgacgcaccaggtgtgtcatgtaTTAGATAACTATTACAaagatgacgcaccaggtgtgtcatgtaTTATATAGCTATTGCAGAGATGACGCATTATGTGTGTCATGTATTACATAGCTATTACAgagatgacgcaccaggtgtgtcatgtaTTACATAACTATTACAGGGATGACGCACCAAGTGCGGCCTGAGAAATAAACGtaatagaaaatcagaaaactATTAAAGCACTAATTGTACGAtactaataaaatagaaaagagTTTAATTAAAGTCGACATTGATTCTAAATCAGATACAATTAGAAAAATGGAGTCCTGGAGTcttaatgtaattaaaaaaagattCGAGTTAAAGGGTAACGTGAAACGACCTCGATCCCAATTATACGGAATGCGACGTCCTTTTGGAATGATAAATTAATGTGGGTCAATTAAGGTAATATTATAAGACGCAATTAAGGTTGTAGCTGTAATCGAAAACATTTCTTCAAGAAGAAACGGTCATCATTGCTGTTCTACTACTGTACCGAGGAATAGCTGTGTTGAAACTTGCGGCAATCCGTGAGAACATTTTTCTAACGAATATTGCATGACTAAAACCGACTGGTGGAAAAGAAACGAGCGGTTGTATAAACAATAAAGCTTTATTCTCGTGGCAATAAGTCAATCAAGCAAGTGTATCAGGTGTCTTGGGTATTGTTTCTTGAAAATTTGTTCGCGTAATTCTTTGGTCTTGTTTAAGTGGGATTTGATTATTATGCAGGGAGATTTGAATATTGTGGGTTtgatattttactttatttttgtgGTTGGGTATGTAGttcgaatttaataaattcaagatattaggaattcaagaattcagtgcagtaggaattcaagaatgcaggaatttagaaattcaagaattcggaaatttaggaattcaatacaatagaaattcaagaatttacgaattcaggaatttaacaATACAGGAATTCAAGACCTCAAGAATGCAGGAATTCAATATAATAGGAATTCAAGTCTTGAAGAATTCAATGCATTAGGAATTCGAAACTTCATGAATTCAATACATtaggaattcataaattcaagaattcaatggAATAGATAttcaagaatttacaaattcagaaattcaacaaTATAGGAATTCAAGACTTCAAGAATTCAATacattaggaattcgggaattcaggaattcaatacaatacaaattcaagaattcaggaattcaagaatgtaGGATTTCAAGACTTCAAGGATTCAATACAataggaattcaaaaattcaagaatgcagaaattcaagaattcagggaTTGAGAAATTCAAGAACTCAAGAAtgtaagaattcaggaattaatGAATGTAGGAACTCAAGACTTCAAGAATTcgctaattcagaaattcaatacagtaggaattcaggaattcaagaatgcagaaattcaagaatttaggaattgagaaattcaagaactcaagaatgtaagaattcaggaattatTGAATGTAGGAATTCAAGACTTCAAGAATTCACTAATTCAGGAATTCAATACagtaggaattcaagaattcaagaactcAATAATTTGTGcacttaataatttcaaatcaaTGAACTCATGAACtaacaaatgttcaaatctaaaaacttaagaactcagaaattcaataagcattaaatatttaaaatcctcaaatttccaaatttgtaatcttGCACAACAAATCAAAAAATCTCTAAACCTACAAATTAACAGATTCCTAAACTAGAAATTTATCAGTTCAAAATAAATC
Above is a genomic segment from Megachile rotundata isolate GNS110a chromosome 15, iyMegRotu1, whole genome shotgun sequence containing:
- the Vps52 gene encoding vacuolar protein sorting 52; this translates as MSGEIDIFDDNEVQMPQDLGDDVVQEVLKTGTDLRQYSRQIEKELKEVENKSIQDYIKESENIASLHNQIAACDNILEKMESMLMNFQLDLGSISSEILYLQRKSVAMSQQLSNRQIIRGPLSQFIEDMTVSEALIAGIMDCPVTEKEFLTQLQTLNHKINFVKEQSFKEAKSCLDVKDILEKLKMKALAKIRTYLLEQIYKCRKPMTNYQVPQNNMLKYKFFFEFILANERNVAEEICGEYISTMSKIYYSYFKSYSSRLMKLQFEEGATKDDLMGVEDNVGRGIFHKTTLKHRGTVFSIGSRGDVLNSQLEAPIIVPHTASKTRYHYEALFRSEQYALVDNACREYLFLTEFFKVRGVQAMDIFNQVMGKTLNLMVKNLQSFVDDCYDTIALFLCLHLVMRYQLTCHKRAVPALDKYWDNMTSVIWPRFEYVFQLNIQSIKDCDPLKLTRENGPHYITRRYAEFSAAMVSVVEGFPCEGATQLLAELREAVQYFLLRMAATFPDRTQQLVFLINNYDLVLGVLMERTRDNSKEAESFRDQLNARSSEYVEEILSPYFGGIIQLVKESEALTEKDQTDDLKRQEGKALALVQSFTNNWKRALEEINREVLKSFPSLVLGTALFQRAMTQLVQYYNRLHKILPPNARTQLTNIHHIMREIKKYKTNY